The following is a genomic window from Caproiciproducens sp. CPB-2.
TCCCTGTGAAGAGGAAAGCGCAAACACCGTCCCATTGGCTGACAGAGAGGATTGGGATGTTACCCACCAATTTATCTCATATCTTCCCGCTTCATTAAAAGTGATTTCTCCGGTTGCCGGGTTATAACTTACATTTCCTGCCGAATAAACTATGCTGTCAAAAACCACGTTAGCCGCAACCGCCACTGAACCATCTGTTGTACGTTCTATCTGTAGTGCTATATTGCTCAATTAAAATCCTCCAATACTATCTTGCTCAATGAGGTATTCTTTACAGATTTACCTCTGTGATAACTGCCTGAACAGGGCCGCCAAACCGAAGGTTACCCAGTGGCATTGGTAAGCGTAATAGCGCCTGTGACCGCTCCCACGGTTACTAAAACAATCACACTGGCTCCGTTCGGCAGCCATACCTACACTGCCAAGAAACTATGCCTGAATTTCCAGAAAAGCGACAGCGGACCAGGGACCTTCAGACCCGTGGGGTCGTTTACATTGGAAAACTGTACGAGAACATGCCCGAAAGGGCATGCTCCCGTACAAAGGGAATTACGCAAGACGTATTACAGTAAGGGTGGCACCTGCACCGTCCTGAAGTGTTGCCGTACCCAGCAAGCCGAAGAACTGAAGCTGAAGCTGATCTCCGGCAGTCAGTGGAACAATGGTAGTGGCGCTGAAGGCTGAGACGGAAACGAGGGGAGAAAAAACAGATCCGGGAATCGCCGTGCTGTTTTGGAGTACCTGAGTAGACACGAGCAGACCCGCGGTTACGTTAATCTGGTAAGTTACCAGATAGGTGCCCGTACTGGGAACAGTAAAGATTGTGTTTGCCCCATCGACAGTGAAGCTATCCAGGTTCTGGTTGTCAGGCAGGGCTATCGAGGTACCGCCTGCCACCGTGGCGATCGTGTCACCTGTGGCATTTTGTGCACTCATGGAGTTCTCTGTGACAGAAGGCCCAGTGGGTCCGGTGGGTCCGATGTCTCCAAGTAGGCCTGCAACACCGGCCGCTCCTGCCGGGCCGGTATCTCCAGTTGCTCCCGTAGGACCTGTATCCCCGGTTGCTCCTGTCGGACCGGTATCTCCGGTTGCTCCTGTAGGGCCGGTATCCCCGGTAGCCCCTGTCGGGCCGGTATCTCCAGTTGCTCCCGTAGGACCTGTATCCCCGGTTGCTCCTGTCGGACCGGTATCTCCGGTATCCCCTATCGGGCCGGTATCTCCGGTTGCTCCTGTAGGGCCGGTGTCTCCGGTTGCTCCCGTAGGACCTGTGTCTCCGGTATCCCCTATCGGGCCGGTATCTCCGATTGCTCCTGTCGGGCCGGTATCGCCGGTTGCTCCCGTTGGACCGGTATCCCCGGCTACTCCTGTCGGGCCGGTATCTCCGATTGCTCCTGTCGGGCCGGTATCGCCGGTTGCTCCTGTCGGGCCTGTGTCTCCGGTTGCTCCTGTAGGACCTGTATCACCAGTTGCCCCCGTCGGGCCGGTATCCCCGGTAGCCCCTGTCGGGCCGGTGTCTCCGGTTGCTCCTGTAGGGCCGGTGTCTCCGGTTACTCCTGTTGGACCGGTATCCCCGGTAGCCCCTGTAGGGCCGGTATCTCCGGTTGCTCCTGTAGGGCCGGTATCTCCAGTCGCTCCTGTAGGGCCGGTGTCTCCGGTTGCTCCCGTCGGACCGGTGTCTCCAGTCGCTCCTGTCGGACCGGTATCTCCGGTTGCTCCTGCCGGGCCGGTGTCTCCGGTTGCTCCTGTAGGGCCGGTATCTCCGGCCGCCCCTGTCGGGCCGGTATCTCCAGTTGCTCCCGTTGGACCGGTATCTCCGGTTGCTCCCGCCGGACCGGTATCCCCGGTTGCACCAGCTGTTCCCGTAGGACCTGTGTTTCCGGTTGCTCCCGTTGGACCGGTATCTCCGGTTGCTCCCGTAGGACCAGTATCCCCAGTTGTTCCTATAGGACCTGTGTCACCTGTAGCCCCTGTTGGGCCGGTGGCTCCAGCCGCACCTGTCGGACCGGTGGCTCCGGTTGCTCCTGTTGGACCGGTGTCTCCGGTTGCTCCTGTTGGACCGGTGTCTCCGGTTGCTCCTGTTGGACCTGTGTCTCCGGTTGCTCCTGTTGGACCTGTGTCTCCAGTTGCTCCCGTTGGACCGGTATCCCCGGTTGCTCCTGTAGGACCTGTATCACCAGTTGCCCCTGTCGGACCTGTATCCCCGGTTGCTCCCGTAGGACCGGTATCTCCAGTTGCTCCCGTTGGACCTGTGTCTCCGGTAGTCCCTGTCGGACCGGTATCTCCGGCTGCTCCCGTAGGACCAGTATCCCCAGTTGTTCCTATAGGACCTGTGTCACCTGTAGCCCCTGTTGGGCCGGTGGCTCCAGCCGCACCTGTCGGACCGGTCGGGCCAGTGGGGCCGGTCGGAGTAACAATATCATCCTCAATTACGACGAGGGTCGCGGTTAACGGCACCATCGGCGCATAGAAAATCACCTGCGTGCTGGCATTTATCAGCGACACTGTCACAGGTGCCGCAGTTACATCGATAATTCCCAGTCCTACGACTTCCCCCGTTTTCAGCGGTGAGTTGCCCTCCAGAAGATCTCCCTGTGAAGAGGAAAGCGCAAATACTATCCCGTTAGTTGACAGAGAGGATTGGGATGTTACCCACCAATTTATTTCATATCTTCCTGTTTCATTAAAAGTGATTTCTCCGGTCGCCGAATTATAACTTACATTTCCTGCCGAATAAACTACGCTGTCAAAAACTACATTAGCCGCGACCGCAACTGAACCGTCTGTTGTGCGTTCTATCTGTAGTGCTATATTGCTCAATTAAAATCCTCCAATGCTATCTTGCACAACGAGGCATCTTTACAGACTTACCTCTGTGATAACGATATTGGCCTGAACAGGTGTCGCCGCCAAGCCAACGGTCGCTCCAGTGACATTGGTAAGTGTAATAGTGGCCGGGACTGCTCCCACGGTTACCAACACGCTTCCATTCAGCTGCCCTGTTACGATCGGGGACGATCCAAGGACACCGCCGCCGCCATTTAATTCCACTGCAAAGGATACAGTCGTAGCGGCTTCCGCACCATCCGTTGCCACCCACCAAGTTACATAATAATTTCCGGGAGCGGTGATGGTAAATACACCGGTTGCCGCATTATAGGTGATGTTGGGGCTTACGTTAGATGTGAGCGTGTCAAAGATCACATTAGCTCCGTCGGCAACCGTTCCTACGCCATCGCCAAGAAGCTGTGCCTGAACTCCCAGCAGAGCAACGGCCGGGCCAGTGGGACCTGTATCACCAGTTGGGCCGGTCGGGCCGGTAGCGCCTAACGCGCCGGTGGGGCCTGTGTCACCTGTAGCACCCGTCGGGCCGGTAGCGCCTAACGCGCCGGTAGGACCTGTGTCACCTGTAGCCCCTGTCGGACCGGTTGCGCCTAACGCGCCGGTGGGACCTGTGTCACCTGTAGCACCCGTCGGGCCGGTGGGACCTGCCACCCCTGTCGGGCCGGTGGGACCTGCTGCTCCAGTTGGGCCGGTTGGACCTGCTGCTCCGGTTGGACCGGTGGGACCTGCTGCTCCAGTTGGGCCGGTTGGACCTGCTGCTCCGGTTGGACCGGTTGGGCCTGCTGCTCCTGTCGGGCCGGTGGGACCTGCTGCTCCGGTTGGACCGGTTGGACCTGCTGCCCCAGTTGGGCCGGTGGGGCCTGCCGCTCCGGTTGGGCCGGTGGGACCTGCTGCCCCAGTTGGGCCGGTTGGGCCTGCCGCTCCGGTTGGGCCGGTGGGACCGCCAGACGGACCGATAGGACCGGTGGAGCCGGTTGGGCCGGTGGGACCGCTAAAGCCCATAGGGCCCATGGGGCCGGCAGGGCCCTGAGGGCCTCTCGGGCCGGTAGGACCCGGGCGGCAGCAGCCGCACGGATCTTTGCAACAATTATCCAGGCATCCATTATGATAAATTTTCATTTCTGGATTAAACCCGTCACCTGCATCATAGGGCGGGCATCTTCTGCTATTTGACATAATCAAAACTCCCATGTATCAAATTTGTTTACGAATATTAGCATGAACAAACACTTTACGCTTTTTAATATAATATGTGGTGACCCGCGAAAAGTGCAGTATACGCCTGTGTAATGGGAGCGGGCACACCCAGGGATCACATGGATTTTCAGAACATCCTTCCGGCCATCCGGCCGGAAGGACATTCCTTTCCACAGCGGAACGTTACTTCATCTATTTGTTTTCTTTGGTCCCGGTGGCCCTTAATACAGCGGAATACGCCCCATTGGCACTAAGGGCAATGATGACCGCGTTAAACGGTATCAATGCGCCCGACGACCATGTCAGCGCGCCGGTAAAATACGTTGCCCCCAGTAAAAGGATTATCGCAACGAAATAGGACACCCACTGGGTGGCAATGTTTTTAAAAAACGATGCGCTCTTCACGAACTGGGTAATCACCGCAGTCGCGGCGGCGCATCCTGCAAAGGTAGCCAGCGTTTCCCAGGTAAAAAAATTATTCATACTCATTCCTCCTGCTGAAGACCTTTCCAACAGCCCTCTGGTCATTGTCCAGGCCTCCAGTAAACACTTTATGACACTGCTCTCCATCTTGTTCCAACGTTTTCTGACACGTTCCATGACGGCAAAAAAAGAAGGCCGCCGATAAACGGCTGCCTTCTTTCACATCATTTGAAAGGAATTGAGATTTTTAACCGATGAACTGCTGGGTCCAGTAATAACGGCCCTGTGCGTTCTGGGCAATGCCCACGCCAATCTGGGTAAAGGAAGCATTCAGGATGTTTGCTCTGTGTCCGGGAGAATTCATCCAGCCCTGCATAACCTGCTGCGGGGATGTCTGGCCCATGGCGATGTTTTCGCCGGCGGCCCTGTAGCTGATCCCA
Proteins encoded in this region:
- a CDS encoding BclA C-terminal domain-containing protein yields the protein MVPLTATLVVIEDDIVTPTGPTGPTGPTGAAGATGPTGATGDTGPIGTTGDTGPTGAAGDTGPTGTTGDTGPTGATGDTGPTGATGDTGPTGATGDTGPTGATGDTGPTGATGDTGPTGATGDTGPTGATGDTGPTGATGDTGPTGATGATGPTGAAGATGPTGATGDTGPIGTTGDTGPTGATGDTGPTGATGNTGPTGTAGATGDTGPAGATGDTGPTGATGDTGPTGAAGDTGPTGATGDTGPAGATGDTGPTGATGDTGPTGATGDTGPTGATGDTGPTGATGDTGPTGATGDTGPTGVTGDTGPTGATGDTGPTGATGDTGPTGATGDTGPTGATGDTGPTGATGDTGPTGAIGDTGPTGVAGDTGPTGATGDTGPTGAIGDTGPIGDTGDTGPTGATGDTGPTGATGDTGPIGDTGDTGPTGATGDTGPTGATGDTGPTGATGDTGPTGATGDTGPTGATGDTGPTGATGDTGPAGAAGVAGLLGDIGPTGPTGPSVTENSMSAQNATGDTIATVAGGTSIALPDNQNLDSFTVDGANTIFTVPSTGTYLVTYQINVTAGLLVSTQVLQNSTAIPGSVFSPLVSVSAFSATTIVPLTAGDQLQLQFFGLLGTATLQDGAGATLTVIRLA